GGACGTGACCGGACCTCCAGAAGAGACAGATAAAAAGGAGGAAGACGACACCAAGAAGATCATGGAGGAGCCGCGGATcgaagacagagggagggacaaCGAGGAGGAGCGAGCcaaggagctggaggagctgctggcCGAGGAGATCaccaagaaaggaaaggaggagaagaacgACGAGGAGCTGAAGGAACTGCTGAAGGAGCTGAAGAAGAAGCGCTACGAGGCGGTGAAGGAGAGGGAGAACCAGAAAGGCTCCGGAGcagagcagaaggaggaggcgcaggaggagaagaaggagacgGAGGAcaaggagaaggagggaggaacgGAGGAGGACCTGGAGAAGCAgagggtggaggagaggaggaagaacgAGGTGGAGCTGATGGTGGAGAGGGAGAAGGTGGAGAAGGAGCTGAAGGAGCTGCTGAAGGAGCAGGACAGCAAGAGCaagcaggagcaggagagggagaggaaggagaagcaggaggagctggaggagctggtCAGGAAGATGAAAcgggtgcaggaggaggaggaggaggaggaggaggagcagagcgtGAAGAAACCGGacggagcagcagaggagaagaGCGAGAAGGAAGGAGACAAGGAGCCCGATGAGAAGAAcgaagtgaagaagaagaagaagaaggaggaggaggaggcggcggtggaggaggtgaaggagccGCAGCAGAAGAGAGTGATGGAGAAGGCGAGCGATGAAGCCACGCAGCAGTTTGAGCGGGAGAGGAACAAGGACGGAGACGGAgatggagatgaggaggaggaggatgaagacgaGGATGAGGGAGATGAGGATGAATACGTTCGAGAGGATGAAGAGGGGCCGGAGGagggagacgaggaggaggaggagggagacgcTGAAGAAGATGAAGGGGAGGTCAGTTGGtgataacatttatttttacactcgTCACTCATCACTCACGGTAAATCCACTTTTTACCATCAACTTCCACCTTTTGATTTGCATGAATGTCTACGgtatatttgtgcatttttactgttatttgacaaTCTACTTTTTTCCggccaaactttttttttttaactgtgtatattgtcttttttttcttcttcttcttcacaggAGCTGCTGGAAATTGAAGCAGAGTTGCGCAAAGTGGCTGCAGAGCTGAGGGAGCTACGCAGAggataagacacacacacacacacacacacacacacacacacacacacacacacacacacagcagactgACAAAACCCTTTGTTGCATTCAGTCACACATTCAGCTCacacattttccattttaacAGCCTTCAAATCCCCTTCGGCAATCAAAGAAATGTCTTCAGATGTGAATCTGTAAATggacattattatattatattagtaaaaaaacaaaaacaaactgtacaTACTGTTGTTTCACTTCTGCTCTTAAGATTGCTTGAAAAACGCTGTCACAGTTTCCTCACGTTAGGGAAGAAAGAGACACACTTTTCTAGAGATTCTGAAAGATCTTTTGTGTCCATCTccaggttctggttctggtgtCAGTCAGTCCCTGTAAAGCTGTTAGTCAGGTCCACAGGTGATCCACTGCAGGTGTAAACCAACAAAGCATTCAGCACTTTCATTCAGAtgttcattttgacaaacgccaCCGTCTTTGACATCCTTGCAGCATCCTCGATGGTGTGTTCTTAGTGGGAAAAAAGGATTCCCTGctataataataagtaatatatgtaatttcaatatatattttgtgcaaTAATAACTATGTGTAAGCTGTTCTGACTGTTAACGACATGTATTACTGATATTTCTACACGGGGGTGagtcattttctgtttctttggtGATAAAATAGAAACGAGGAATGTGTTTCATTTGGCTCTCGCACTGTTAAAAACCGACTGTTTGTGACGAACCGGAGTGACACGAGCTAACAGAACGCCACAGGAAGTGGATcagacacgtgtgtgtgtgtccgcagGATGTACTTAAAGCTTACAAAATCTAAAAGTGTCACTTCAGGTTCTCAGCCAGCTTTGCACTCTTATCTTTAACAAGCCAAGGAGGCGTCAGGGGAGAGGGAGTCACTAAAAGCCATCGTGTTGTCTTGGTAACACTGACAATAACGTTATAAATGCTCTGTAGTCACCGTTTTCATGTCATTTGTGTAAATATCACATATAGCGTGGTCTGTAAGCCAAGGTCATAGGAAATATGAAGCATCAGCGCCCCCAGGAGGACACTGGTAGACATGCACACGGTGCAGGATCAACAGGGTTACCCACTGACTGCAATAACACAACACACAGatacatctcaatacattaaatATGATGCAACAgttcatttccagtagttcaagtcaaacagccccaaccaagaattgagacactgagttttagtcttcattaaccctctatggtacattATGATGCCAGCTAGGAAGAGAatgtttcattcataattcagtgtttctattggaacatgcaacacatggtgaatatgtttactgagactgggatgtttacactagaaccaaaatacaaaacacccagaactgtaagagttaataaccttattgaggctgagatgataaaccaaaggaaatgaaggcacatacccattacaaaaaaactaaaactaacactaaaactaataaaaactaaactaaaactaagcattttcaaaaactaaaaactaaactaaaactagaaaactcactctaaaaactaactaaaactaactgaatttgaaaacaaaaattcacaacaaaattaaaactaaaactaatgaaaaatccaaaactattataaccttggtctgaaaGCAAAATTTGCCAAATGTTAGGAAGagaatgtttggagtgttttttttgttgtcttaaaatagactaaataaacataatctgaagatattttatatattttttttaagtttctggggtttgttgcctgttgccatgtgtcaattataaaactaaattgcatgaaactagGTTTACTCAGCTATAAGTAGACCTCACCtatttccagatggaaaagggcaacaaaattatgttttcagtgcttttttgttgtacaaaaaggcaaaaggctgtttcctttggaaaagcaTGCAAagaagggtttcaatatggcctcctggaggtcttgTGTCAAATTAAATCATTGgtagtggttccctatactcttccctcttttttaaagtattgcatcactgaaaaacatgcattgtagaaatttgacaggccaaaaatggatatgttgcctgagggcaacaccgtactatagagggttaaatgtaagccataatcattcaaatgagaagaaatgaaataaattaggacattaaatgtttcattagaTTATTAGATTGTTATTAGACCACaattttccttcaatttcttgttcattttaatgtctggtacaactaaaggttcatttgtttggacaaatataatgataacaacaaaaatagctcatatgagtgtaatttaagagctgatatctagacattttctgtggttttcttggtaataaccaaaattattctcaagaaaaccatggaaaatctctagatatcagctattatgagctatttttgttgttatcattatatttgtccaaacaaatagttgtaccaggcattaaaatgaacaagaaagaaggatttcagaggccaacatttccattttaaacatactttttaaaattggtcttttgtaatattcaaatttttgtgagacactgaattttaggtcttcattaagtgtaagccataatcattataattagaagaaattaaactaattaagacatggaatgtttcattctggtgtaatggatctatataatgtgttatttccactctttgaattgaattactgacataaataacttttctatgatattctaatttattgagatggacCTGTAGACTACAGCACACGTGAATGCAATAATTAGCCAAATAATGaattatttcatgtattttaatATGTTATCAAAGTGCATCATAGAGTATATAATCTCTTTTTCTACACAGCCAAGATTTACAATACATTCATGTTTCTGATGTGATAACACACCGACGAGCTTATTACGTCTACTCCAAAGATGAGGTTTGTTCACTGGAGAGCAAATGAgaaattaatgttcttttctttttctatattagtgcaaaatgtttcaaaacAATGTATGTTATGAACCAGCGACAGAGACGTAGGAGACGTCTGCAGGGGGACGTAAGGGACATATAGAGGACATTTCAAACAACAGGGGGGGAATTATAATGAAAACATCATTTGTAATATTACTGGCCAATCAGAGTGCTGTATTTGTGCCTGCTGTAACTTACTACCAACCAATCAATAAACAGAAAGTGTATTAAACGATTGTTTGTTGTCTGCTTGGTTTTTTAGACAGTCATAAAAGTATTTAACCCTTTagtttcacaaaaataaaacattagccTGTAGACGCTTTGTAAACATGGGAAACCCCAAATAAAAACAGGTGATAGGctcctttttttacagtggtggaagaagtattcagaacccttactgcagtaaaagtactaataccacactgtgaaattactccactcaaagtacaaaagtatcagcatcaaaatgtacttaaagtatcaaaagtaaaagtactcgttataaAGAATAGAtccactcagatttttttttttaatatattctaaatatattataagattatttgtattgaagcttttatgtaaacagtgttttaattctgtaaagacagggctcatttaactacttagtATAcagttataagatttaattaaaaaaaaaaagtctaatcatgtttttatgttaaatcacgacctgaaaagtaactaaagctgtcagaaaaATGTAGCAGATTGAGAAGTTGAACTGTCAGCTGAGTGGAGtaaaagtggagtaaaaagtacaatattttcctctaaatgtagtggagtagaagtataaagttacataaaatggaaatactcaagtaaagtaaaagtacctcaaaattgtacttaagtacagtacttgagtaaatgtacttagttactttccaccagtgTTTTTATATTGCTATTAGACAGTTTAGAGTATTCTGGTGTGTTACATTCTGAGTCACAAGCAGAAAgtaaacagtgacagcagcatgGAGGCCTGTTAAAACGTCTAGGAGGCTTTTATCAACAGGTTCTCAGCTGAACTCGTCACATcgtgtgtcaaattaataataaaatgatcattttataacaatgaacaatggaacaattctaacctttttttttgttcaaacaatatctcattgaacacaaaaggaacccagaatgttacattgtataatagttttactctatggagtcttatcgggctattttgtccattttttaatccctttcatgtctttacatgcctttgtaagtcattttgtatcttttttggtcatttgtgtctttttttggtaattttgtgtctgttgttgtcttttttagttattttgtgtcttttttttctcattttgtgtcttttttgtcattggtgtcatttatgtgtcttttttgtgtctgttttagatattttgtgtcatttttctgtcatttttatgtcttctgtgggttttttttttggttattctatattctcattttgtgtcttttttggtcattttgtgtctttttcaagacattcaaagattttgaatgcttaaatatcatctttgccatgttttcatgtgctaatgtgtccctctgattaaacactggcccctccttggcccccacagtaaaactggtctagaaccgccactgcacacATGGACCACTTTGCTTCTGCCAGGGACATTGTGTCGCTTTCTGCTTGTTACATTATATatggtggcttttcaaaataaaacttctgTGTTCACAGGTTAACTTTgtacagtgaaaataaaaatagtgtaTTACAATTAAGGCAACGTCTTGGAAACAGCTGAGTTTGGTCCCATAGAGCTTCTGACATCTATGAGTCTGTTGGTCCTGGAAGCTGATCAACATGGTGAACCATCATGACGTGTTAATGAGGACTAGAGGCCGGTTGGTGCAGCAGCAGGACCTCCTGCAGACTGAGGAGACTCAGCAGAGCCAGCAGGACCCCGTTGGTCCAGAACGGACTCGATGTGGCTGAGCAGGGACGAGAAAAACTGGGGAACTCCCTCATAGCCTgacggagaggagaggggattcatttagttttcaattcacacaaatacacacaagtgacaaagagacaaaacaaaaagatcCTGCTGAAGCCTTACCTTACTCCAGCCAAACCATTTTAAcatgaatcattttgtttcctttagaTTAACACactaaaaaattaaagaaacaaataaaacaaataaacaaaaatgcatATACACACCACagttatcttttttcttttcaaaattacactgtaaaaaaattgtaACAAAGGTAAACAGACAATTACCGTGAAATAACAGGACacaactgttattttacagatactttcttataatatacagtaaaaaatataaaaaatgaaaataaaaaataaataaatatatatatatatatatacacacacacacacacacacatatatatatatatatatatattgtatatttatatatatatacatggtgctacactgtaaaacaaaaaaaagaacagtaagGCTGGCAGCAAAACTTGCCACTtaccattaaaaacagcaaagaaatgttatttaaagttattttaaatttacatttttgctgccagactttaacattttgtttgatatttctttgttttttgaattttACATTCAATCAAAAgtttgactgtaaaaaaaatgtatttttgataatttgtattttttcaatgtttttacattgaattcgctgtaatttaacattcaacaatatatatatatatataatgtcccattatattatttgaatattacattatattttacgtTAAATATggatttaaatatgtaaaaaaaaaagttttgtgttttaattgaatGACAACTTGTTAATATCAAACCATCATTTTTCCAGTTATCCATTCTATTCATATTTACTGGAACAGAATTAATTTGTTTCATCggcaaacaaatgttttttcacattttggatgcgTTACAAATATGATTAATGTAGAATATAAAACCCTGTGGACCCAGTACAGATCCCTGTGGAACCTCACATGTGACCCTCAGCTAATCACATTCATTCCtgtttatttcttgtttatctgtctgtgtgtctgtgcagctGCAGTACCTGGGAAGATGTTGATGTCGATGAcggtgagggtgtgtgtgtgtatgttgatgATGACGTCCACGCCGAACAGAGCCATGCCGAGCTGGACTCGGAGCTCCTTCACCAGCGCCGCCACGGCCTGCGAGCTGGGCGGAGGCAGGCACGGCATCTGCTCGTCCAGCTAGACATCAGGACAAAGAAGGACATTTTAGGGTGGATTTCAGCACCGTCAGGTCCCAAATGGGTGAAAAAATGGGTCAGACATGAACTAAGGCTCTGTTTACAcgaggcacttcccataaaatattttgtcgtttttacccgcgagcatcctcgtgtaaacggggcctgaacTTTGTTAAAACAGTTTTATTACTCACTGCTGTGAGATCAGAGCTGGACTCTGGCTTGGACACCTGATGGCTGTTGAAGAAGATCGTCTCCCTGTCTGGAGGTGGATAAACAGGTAACAGATagagcaaagaaaaacaaggtatggtaaaaacgacaaaacaagacacagtaAGACATGGCACAAAAATGCACGACAAGAATGGACAAGGTAGAAAAAAGGTAGAAAAGAAAAGTagaacagaggagaggacaggaaagacaagaaaggaaagaaaaggacaaCAGGGAAGGAAACAACAAGGGGGGTTGTCTCTTTGTATTAATTTTgagagtctctttgtagttgatttTTGTCTATATTTGGACCGTTAATGTCTCAGTGAAAGTATCACTaaagtgtttctttttgtctttgtagtgattttaagtcttgtagtcattttgagtctacttgtagttgttttttttctgtttgtcgttgatctttgtctctttgtgatcaTCGAATGTCACTTTGTAGTTGATTTTTGTATATAATTAATCGTTTGATTTCGCTCTGAAGTGttctttgtgtcttattttggtaggaaaggaaaagaaaaaacaggaaaagtaaAGAAGACAGCAACACATTAAGGAGGGAAGGAAATGGAGGTAAAGACAGAAAAGGGGTAGgcagtaaagtgtgtgtgtgcgtgtgtgtgcgcacgtgtgtgtgtgtgtgtgtgtgtgtgtgtgtgtgtgtgtaggaggaggaagggaaggaaagaacaaggcaggaaaggaaagaaaggaggagacaggaaaATCAGACAAAAGGACAAAGTAGTGAAGGGGGAAagagaatgaaaatgaaaggaAACAGAGAGAAGGAGGCAGGATagagaaggaaaagaaagaaaaggacgAGGTGGtagaaatgaaagaaataaagtGAAACCGACCACAGGGTCCTGGAGGGAAGTTCTTGAGCGAAGGCCTCTCCACGCAGAAGTGTCTGTCTCCCACCACGAACACCTTGTGGAGGACGGCTCCGTGGTTAACGAAGCTCTGCAGCACGCAGGGAGGACGGATGTCCTCCAGGCTGGACGCACTGAAGATCAGAGacatctgacacacacacaggttagaCTGTGTGTTAGACTTTGTAATACACATggtaattatatttatgtttataatatttatatagtaatttacaatatacatgtataggtatttacaatgtactataaattgtttatagtatatatatatatatatatatatataattgtttataatatttgtatgtgactatattgattattcatatatatatgtatatagatatagagacctgttaaggggtaggactcgatacgtttttttacttcttcctactccctttcgagcttgcagaaagtatctgttttctcaatttcttttttgcttttttgttttgttttttatttattcatctattaatatttaaacttgtttttttgttgttgttgtttttttacttgcttgcatgttcgaaataaagacaatcaatcaatcaattaaaatgaaCCAAGAGCAAATAACACAGTGAATAAAACAAACGATCAATCACTCACCTCATGGGACAGCGAGCCGTGAGCCACTCTGGTTTTACAAACTGGGGTcaaaagaaaaagggagaaaagaggAATGAGGAAAATAGAAgcaaactagaacatttcccttttttttttaaagataattttttgGGTATATTTTTAATACCATCtatatgagctttttttttaaagagcagcAGATGAGCTTTTAAACTTCACTTACATAAAGAATGTCTCTCTCTAGTTGTTTATTGTCTCTTTGTAATCACTTAATGTCTCCTTGTTGATtactttttgtctattttttgtctctctgatgtgttttttgtgtcattttgagtctatgAAGtggtttttttgtctctttgtggttgtttaatGTCTCCTTATAGTtgatttttgtctattttttgtcgttttatgcctctttgtagtgttttttgtctctgcggtcatttaatgtctctctgtagatgtttttttttatctctttagtcattgtgagtctctttatggtgttttatgtctctttgtagtcatttaacacctctctgtagttgttttttgtctctttgttatcatttgatgtctctttgtagtgttttttgtctctttgtggtcatttaatgcctCTCTGTAGttgattttgtccattttgaacCATTATACACCTTAACTGGTTTACCTAATTGACTAATTGATTACAactgtgtcattattttttagagGTTTATGACCCCCAGTCCTCAATAAAACACACCACTGACAACAAACCTCTTCCCAAATAATCAGATAATACCATCTATATGAGCTTTTAAACTTCACTTACATAAAGAAAGTGAGAAGAAGTTACTTTATAGGTAatttagaacctggtctcacaggaatccgtgaaatagccacggattcgcttaactcaaaatccgtggaatagccacggaataactcaaatttccatgaaactgacacggatttcgctacaatgcaagttaatatttgttcctattggtttgttccaagtcacgtgactttcaaggtcccggcggtcagaacaaaaaacatggcggacagttctctcatttttagtgaaaaaaatcaatattttgacttagtttctgcataaaaatggattttgatcacatttctagcgagaaatatatgttttattttctaaatattcactcagtgaatgtacataatcactttgtatgttggaatagccacgggatatgactggcattaacttgcattgtagccaaatctgtgtcagtttcatggaaatttgagcgattccgtggctattccacggattcctgtgagaccaggttggtgaTTTAACCATTCTGCAGTTATGAACTGAGGTAGTGAAGGCTATGGATTGACAGAGAGTGAATTACTGAGAGGAAAGCTTAGGTCCTGGCTGGTCACGGCCTGCTGAGTGGACTTCAGGTCTCTGGCGCTGTAGATCTCCAGGTAAGGAGGGCTGCAGATCCGCCAGTCTGTTGGACAGTAAACAGGGAAATGATTGTCTACCAGCAGCAGTAAAACTACTATAATCCACTCTACGAAGCTCCAGTTCACCTCGGAGTGAGTTGTGCAGCTTGCTCATGATGCGGTAAGAGGCGAAGCGGTCCAGGAGCTGGGTCATGGCCGGCAGGGGGTCCAGCAGCACGGTGCCAGGGTGAGCCAGCACATAGCTCTGCAATAACAAGAATGCATGAAGGACTGAAGAACCAGAAAACAGCTGAGTAAACAACACATGCTCCTCTACAGGCTGATTATGAGACAACAGACTGCTGGACAGACATGCAGAAGCTGCTTCTACACAGCAGGAAGACACACGGACTTTATATTAGAGCTGCTGAGCCTCTTTCTGGTGTTTTTAGTGTCTGTTTGTCGTCATTTAATGAATTTAATggtggcaaggttataatagttttggatttttcattagttttagttttaattttgttgtgaatttttgttttcaaattcaggctccgtttacacgaggacgcttgcgggtaaaaacgacaaaatattttatgggaagtgcctttcgtttagatggtgacggcgtttttggggcttaaagacacaaaaatctgaacccaaagatgctcttatggctttaagtgatgccgcctggctgcatacaatcacattcacacacttttgcgtcaccgtatgcagcagatttcctcctgaaaacgctcgtctaaacgaggaataaaaagtgaagacgagacgccacttttgcgtcttctgttcagaccgtcctcgtgtgaacggagccttagttagttttagttagtttttagagtgagttttctagttttagtttagtttttagtttttgaaaatgcttagttttagtttagtttttattagttttagtgttagttttagttttttgtgtaatgggctatgtgttggtgccagattcaaagaggtcataataaatgtttcctttatttcctttggtttatcatctcagccccaataaggttattaactgttttgtattttggttctagtgtaaacatcccagtctcagtaaacatattcaccatgtgttacatgttcaaatagaaacactgaattatgaatgaaaaaagttgacaaaaacgaaaactaaggacattttcactataattttagttagttttagttagttttgtaacctcaaaatacagtttcagttagttatcgttttttaaaaactctagtttttatttttatttcagttaacgaaaatgttttttcaattctagttttcgttatttcgttagttttcgtttactataataaccttgctttgTGGTTGTCTCTCtctagtgtttttttgtctctttttgatcattttgactctctttatagttttttgtctgtttgtggtcatttaatgtgtcCATGTGCTTGATTTTTGGCTATCATTGGTCATTAAATGTCTctctgaattgttttttttctctttgtgctcATTTTGAGTGtctatagttttttttgtctctttgtgctcATTTAATGCCTCTCTGtcgttgttttttgtctctttagtcattttgagtctctttatagttggtttttttctgtttgtcgtTGATCTCTTTGTGATCATCGAATGTCACTTTGTAGTTGATTTTTGTATAATTAATCGTTTAATTTCGCTCTGAAGTGttctttgtgtcttattttgagtctctttatagttgttgttttctttttctttggttgttttttgtctctttgtgatcatttaatgtctctctgtagttggttttttgtttctttgtgatgATTTTGAGTCACTTTATAGTTATAGTTTGGTCGTTTAATGTCTCTGTGAAGtcgtttttttgtctctttgtggtcatttaatgtctccttgtagttgtagtctttttttttttaatagtattttGAGTCTATCTGAAGTTATGTTTTatctctttatggtcattttgagtctctgtagttttttgtctctttgtggtcattcaatgtctctttatatatatattttttgtctatttttggtcgttAAATGTCTctctttagtgttttttgtctctttgaggtCATTTAATCTCTCCTTGTAGTtgattttctgtctatttttggtcatgtaATGTTCCTCTGcagtgtttttgtctctttgttatcattttgagtctctttgtggttatttaaaGTCTCATTGTAGTTGATTTTTGGACATTTAAtgccttgtttttttcctctttctgatcattttgagtctctttatagtttttttgtctctttgtggtcatctgatgtctccttgtagttgatttttgtatatttttggtggTTAAATGCATCTCTGTAGTGGTTGTTCTTCTCTTTGCAGTGATTTTGAGTCTCTCTAtagtgtttttgtctctttgcagccTTACCTGGAAGTTGGCGAGGAGCTGCTTGGATTGGCTGTCGTGTTCAGCCTCCACGATGACGTCAGACAGCTTATGAACAATGACGT
This is a stretch of genomic DNA from Centropristis striata isolate RG_2023a ecotype Rhode Island chromosome 4, C.striata_1.0, whole genome shotgun sequence. It encodes these proteins:
- the LOC131969473 gene encoding glutamic acid-rich protein; protein product: MGVLVTAVFLWAAVGVGSRPVTSPLNDAKVECIIQETLNEHGAQQDCGPQLAEELDEVQRHHGLLRELQRLAGDETDTEGEDEDRERYEDRERYEDHLADEEEDEEQEDEETTEETDVTGPPEETDKKEEDDTKKIMEEPRIEDRGRDNEEERAKELEELLAEEITKKGKEEKNDEELKELLKELKKKRYEAVKERENQKGSGAEQKEEAQEEKKETEDKEKEGGTEEDLEKQRVEERRKNEVELMVEREKVEKELKELLKEQDSKSKQEQERERKEKQEELEELVRKMKRVQEEEEEEEEEQSVKKPDGAAEEKSEKEGDKEPDEKNEVKKKKKKEEEEAAVEEVKEPQQKRVMEKASDEATQQFERERNKDGDGDGDEEEEDEDEDEGDEDEYVREDEEGPEEGDEEEEEGDAEEDEGEELLEIEAELRKVAAELRELRRG
- the LOC131969487 gene encoding inositol-tetrakisphosphate 1-kinase-like: MSGRRVGFCLSDKKRRRMNLDAFADFCAGHGVEVVEMDLSQPLLPQGPFDVIVHKLSDVIVEAEHDSQSKQLLANFQSYVLAHPGTVLLDPLPAMTQLLDRFASYRIMSKLHNSLRDWRICSPPYLEIYSARDLKSTQQAVTSQDLSFPLICKTRVAHGSLSHEMSLIFSASSLEDIRPPCVLQSFVNHGAVLHKVFVVGDRHFCVERPSLKNFPPGPCDRETIFFNSHQVSKPESSSDLTALDEQMPCLPPPSSQAVAALVKELRVQLGMALFGVDVIINIHTHTLTVIDINIFPGYEGVPQFFSSLLSHIESVLDQRGPAGSAESPQSAGGPAAAPTGL